A region of the Bacteroidota bacterium genome:
TGCAGGAATATTTCTTTTTTGCATTTCGCTAGCAAGTAATAAACTACTTTTTTCGTTATGTGTTGCTGCGCAAACGGAAATTCGTTCACTATTATTTAAACACAACATAATAACCGCATCATAATCGTGGTCGGTTGCATTTTTGTCGGGTTGAATTGGCGATGGATAATTCATTTCTTCGGCGCGCTTGCGTTCTTTATCCATATAAGCACCACGAACCGGTTTTAATCCGAGTATATAATTATGTTCAACAGCATCGGCCAATGCGTGTTTCGAAAATTCGAGGCGGTCGTGACGATACATTTGCGGCGTGGCATATACAACAGCTTTTGTTTTATTGTACTTGCGCATTAATTCAAATGTTAATTCATCAACAGCATCCTGAATCCAACTTTCTTCTGCATCAATAAATAATCCGATATGATTATCGGAAGCCGCTTTTGCAATTTGGTCCATGCGGCTATACAATTTCACTTTTTCAGATTCTTCGTCTGCAGTTAATTGTGCTTTCGCATTTAATTTTTCCAATAATGCAAAACTGGTAACACCGGTTACTTTACTGCTGATAAACGGAATATTTTTTTTACCTGAAGCAAATTGTATAATTCGGATTAATTCATTTTTTGTCCGCTCAAATTCTGCTTCTGATTCTTTTCCTTCAACACCATAATCGATAATGGCACCGATGTTGAATTGTTCTAATTTATTTAATACCGGAATTGTTTCTTCCAACGTTTCACCACCACAAAATTGCTCATAAACGGTTTTTTTAATTGCCCATTTAAATGGCAAATGCATTTTTAATGTTAAGTTGGCCAGAGAGGTAAGGGTGTTGGTCATAGCCGGATTATTCATCACTTTGAATAACCAGTGTTCCCATTTAAGTTCCTTATTTGATTTACCTGAAAAAGCTATTTCGGTATCGTTAAAATCGATTTTCGGCGAAGGTTCCAAGGTTGTAATGATTTTTGGCAAATATACGCGGTTGTATTAAATGAAAAAATGACTTTACTACTTATATTTGCTCAAAATGATTGATATGCGGCTATTTCAGGCGATTTTGCTTATTTGTTGTAATGTTATGGTGATGGGACAGTCTTACACCAGTTATTTTACCGGCGACACTGCTGATGTGACTGTAACACCGCTTAAAGGGACAGTTTTGATGGGTGGTGCAACTGAAAATGACAATGCCATGCGCTGGTTTTTGGAACGTGCAAACGGTGGCGATATTTTGGTTTTGCGGACAACGGGTGAGGATGGGTATAACGATTATTTTTATGCTGATTTGGGTGTTGATGTTAATTCGGTTGAAACGATAGTTTGTAATACTGCCGAAGCCTCAACCGACCCTTATGTTTTACGCAGAGTGAGCGAAGCAGATGCTTTATGGTTTGCCGGTGGCGACCAGTGGGATTATGTTTCGTTTTGGCGGGATACACCGATGGAAGATGCATTTAATGCACTGATTAATGATAAACAAATAACCATTGGTGGAACCAGCGCCGGATGTGCAATTCAGGGCGAAGCATATTTTTCGGCTGAAAATGGCACAATTACTTCTTCA
Encoded here:
- a CDS encoding proline dehydrogenase family protein, with translation MNNPAMTNTLTSLANLTLKMHLPFKWAIKKTVYEQFCGGETLEETIPVLNKLEQFNIGAIIDYGVEGKESEAEFERTKNELIRIIQFASGKKNIPFISSKVTGVTSFALLEKLNAKAQLTADEESEKVKLYSRMDQIAKAASDNHIGLFIDAEESWIQDAVDELTFELMRKYNKTKAVVYATPQMYRHDRLEFSKHALADAVEHNYILGLKPVRGAYMDKERKRAEEMNYPSPIQPDKNATDHDYDAVIMLCLNNSERISVCAATHNEKSSLLLASEMQKRNIPANHPHFYFSQLYGMSDQITYNLAKAGFNVTKYLPYGPVKDVIPYLIRRAQENKSVSGQMSRELNLIDKEIKRRGL